The Limanda limanda chromosome 21, fLimLim1.1, whole genome shotgun sequence genome contains the following window.
ACGATTAGACTATTGCCTCCTGGAAGCTGATAGGCTGCATAATTTTCACCTTTATTCAGGAGTCATTTCTTTGCAATAGTTGATTGGATGGTTTATTATGAACAACTCACATGCAGATATAaaggtaataaaaaaagaaaaatttgaCTTTAGGGAAAATTTCGTCAACAAATTCAttcatcttttatttccttttttgacaATTCTTCCCGTTATTTTTTGGCGTATATCTTAAGTCATATACGTACATTATTGAATATTagagtatatatttttttaaatgacagacCTCCAACCTCACAACATGAAAGCACATGGCTGTCACCTGGATTTAACAAAGTTTTCTTCTCATTACAGATCAAACTGTGGTTATTTTCTTACGTGGTCcaagaaaatgtttaatatgttGACAGACATGTTGTAGTTTGCATGATGACTACAGATTCTTCCAACAAATGACCACCAGATGGCAGCGAGTTGCTCTCATTCATGTCATTGGGCCCAAACCTCAAACCAAATGCAATACTTCAACTGGATTTCAATTCAGATTCATTTTGactgtttcctcttttatttgtaTCATTTGTGATTCAAAcatgaattttcatttctcagAGGACATAAAAAACTGGGACAATCAGATCCAATAAACCGATTGTAAAcagaaacattatttaaaaataactcgCACATTAAAGATCTACAGTAGTAACCTGCTGTATACATGTGGATATTTTGAATAATAGAGGTTGATATCATCTTAGGTCTttcctgtgaatgtgtgattcTAGTGCGACACACTTTGCAGCAGACGGACATGTTGTCAGCGTCTCTGAGGGTTTTTCCAAAGGTGCAGAGGTTTAAAGACGTGGCCGTCCAGCAGGGTTTCAAATCCTTTAATCCAGTCATCTCTCCGTCTCTTATTAATACATGGCGCTCAGTAGAGGACCAGAGGGAGAAAAACTCCCAACATGCACTTCTTACTGCCTCGCTCCCCCCCATTTGACCTCAAGAGAGACACGTCTTTGGATCAGGGAGCAGGAAGCAACTGATCTTTTGTCTCCAGGTACaacatgtaaaaaacaaaggcaTTTTTAGTACAACTAATGTATcagtaaaagtatttgcaaGATTTTATGGTCTACTAGTGGAGAAAGGCCTTAAttattgaaaatattaaaaacaataaaattaagaGAATCTTtaattttttatctttatcaaaGTATTTTAGCTAATTATTTATGTTCTTTTTATCGAattatttcataatttatttccagtattaaaacattttaactgAAAGTTGacagtttgatttaaatcaaCATGTAGTCAATTCCAGTCATAAgttaaaatatctaaatatctTTTTCTGTAATGCAGAAGAAGTAAAACAGCATCCTGTGTCTCCAGATAGGTGGCCCGTGGCACAAAACGGTACTCAAAGACAGCAGTGGAGTAAAAGTACTCGATTACTTCTCATCCACTCGTGCTCATCACTTGATCCTTTAACAAGACCAGACAAAGACATTACTGTCACTTTATCTTCCTGCTGTTCCTCAgtctgtgtgtgcgagtgcaGTTTGTACAGTGAGACCTTTGTTCTGTCGGCAGCAGATTACAATGATGTAGTTAATTATTTGCCAAACTACCAATGTGCAGCCACCACAAAGGTTTGAGTCCTttgattaaaaacatatatattactGACACAGTCAAACCTGATTTCTTACAATAAATCGAGGATGTGTGGTCCCAGCCTCTGCAAAGGAAAATTTTCATTTAAGAGACATCATAGAgcagaaaatggtaaaaaaaatagGCTTCACTGTGATTTTAAACCATCAAAAGTTAACAACTTGTGACGTGAGCTTGGTGGAGGTTATAGAAACACAACAATCACTCTCTCCCGGTGGATCAATCCACCGGGCTCATGTTCTCTCACATGCTCTTATTTCGTCACACTCAGTTGCTGCAGtagattaacacacacagtttttatcGAATCGTTTGCATTGTGAAATTATGGTACTGTGCTGTATTGTGCCGCTGCCTGACCTCACTCGTGCTCCCTCAGCCTCTGACCAACAGGCCTCTTGTTGGGATTCAGAGCGGCTGACGAACGTGACTCTGATGTACGAAATCACAACTCCAATCTGTCCGTTTATCTGCGAGAGAACAACGTCTTCGCTGCCACATGAGGCCCATGTGTCCGAGCAGCAGAAGCAGTGATGAGCGTTGACTTTGGGGCGGCTGTAGCTGAGGgttagagtggtcgtcctccaacctgaaggtcggcggttcgatccccagtctgacccaccTGCATTCCGAagagtccttgggcaagatgctgaaccctgaaatgcccctcatagaacagcaaagtgctgtgaaaatatgcactgtatgaatgtgtgtgtgaatgggtgaatgtaaaactgtactgtaaagcgctttgagtggtcatcaagactagaacagcgctatataaatacaaaaccacttacactttttttcccctgacGTGAGGAAGCATGTAAGTGGATGGGGACGCTGAGCTTTTAGTCAGGACAATATGGGCAGTTTGTGAAAAGGGTATTATAAGTCCATTGGGACACATCATTACTTCATAGTTAATGAGTTTGTGGTAATCTGGGCACAGATTAGTGGAGCAATCAGACTCTGCCCAAATGCTGCATTTTAAAAGCTTCGGGCTGCGGCGACAGTCAAAGGTTACATTTCCAGTGTCCTTGTTTCTAAGGGCGGATGTGGTCAAGAGTTTAAGACAAAGACATGAGTCAATTAATAAAATCCTTTTTACGCTTACATTTAATTATAATCAATTTAACTCCTGCAGGTGGAGACTTGTGCTAAATGAAATTTGTTACCTCctccaagaaggttatgttttttacgactgtttgtttgtaaaaaaaattaccaaTAACAATcaaatggatttccacaaaacttgttgGAAGTATGGTACATGGGTCAGGATGGAAATCAAATAATTCAAAGGCAATTTTGAGAATTTTTATAATCAGACCACGAATGAGATGCTGCTATGAAACATTTCCTTTCATCACACTGAAGCAGATTTGTTATTATTCAATCTTCTTATTTTAGAAATACAAGCAAATGCATTTTCTGTGGTCAAAGAAAACTCTCAGAATGAATAAACTAACAGAGGTCCTGGCTGCTCGATGAAGGGTTTAAGTCTTTAAGGATCTTTCTGGCCTCTCACCTCTGAGCCTAAAGAACAACATTTCCCATGTTCCCACTCTCCTCTCTTATCAAACCCAGCAGCCGAATGGGGGAGAAAGAGTGAAAGGAAACTTAGCCTGTTGTTTTCAAACTTCAGAGGAAGAGAACTCGACAAACTTTCAGATCGAACCTTTGCGCAGAGAACTGGCCTCGCTCGATAACTTGTAGTTGCAGAAGTTTGCAGGAGGCCTGTGCTCGTTAGGAAATTCTTCTGGGGATTGTTGAAGGAGCTTTTACCGAGATTAGTGTCTTTGTGCTGTTTCACGTGAAAGAGCCTTTATAAAGGCGTCGCGCTGCAGGAGGACACGTCTGCGACCAAACTTTGTTCAGTGCACGGTGTGAATGAAGTCGTGCGTCTCATCATGGCTTCGTTTACGTTACCGGAGGGTTTCACGGACTTTGACATGTTTACATTCGGCACAGCGCTTCTGGTCGGAGGTGAGTGGAGCAGGGCACAGGAGGACATGTCTGTGCACACGTTAAAGAGACAGGACACCCGGAATGCATGTGTTCTTATAGTAAACACTTAAACTTAAAATATCATTTAAACCACGCATCATTTACTCTTAACGTCAAGAGCATAACATCATAAGTGttattttcatgtgtttctAACCTCTGCTGCACCCTGAGGTGATGTGGTCAAAATGTATAGCTATATAAAGAATTAAGAAGTCGATATCAATAAGCATGACGATAAATCATAATAtgttaaactttatttacatagcacctttcaaaacagttAAAATATGCTCTAcaggatgaaaatgaaaaaaattcaaGGGAAAAAGTTAGAGACAGGAAACTATGAGAAATAAGTTCAAGGCATTTTAAAGATCACAGAGCAAAAGAGCCCAGAGACAGAAATACACGTTTCAAATGAGAAATGAGTAAAACAAGATCAAATGAATCatcattaaatgattaaaatagaCGATAAGATCAGAACTAGGAGAAAGTACGAggttaaaaactgatttatatgTTCCTGAgtaaaggttgtggttttaaaactcgtctttatgagcagagaactTGACAGATTAGTGTAACACCTCCTTACTGCGATTACACAATGTATAAGTAATGTATCAAAGTATATTAAACCTAAGTTATATGGCTGTTGAAGAACATTATACTGCAATAATTAtggatattgttttattgcaaaGTCCTACCCTTAGCTGTTTATAAGAAAGTTGTTTCTATAGGATACTTGATGGGGTGCAAATCTCATAAATGGGGTTAAACTCAAcagaagatgaaatgaaaacgtcacagcctctttttcttctttcagggATGCTCGGCTTCGCCCTGAACGCCATCAGCATCGTGTCTTTCCTCACGGTGAAGGAGATGCGGACTCCCAGTAACTTCTTTGTCTTTAATCTTGCCGTGGCCGACCTCTGTCTGAATATCAACGGACTCACGGCTGCTTACGCCAGCTACCTCAGGTATCAGATTCCCTTCAGCTTTCCCTCAACAGGCACTTTTCACTTTCACAGGGGTTGTTACTTCATTTTCTTGAACTTACCCCCACCAAAATAAATAAGGCTCAGTGTTTGATGTCAGCCACGGAGTGTCACAAGCTAAATAAGCTCCTCAGTTTCATAATCCAAACCACAATCCACTTTTATTCAGCATGGAAAGTTCACATTTAGCAGGAATGATAGTTACCCAACAGGGTGGTGTTAACTACGTGGAACAGGAATGAACAAATTACAATGAAGCAATACAGTTCTTTGCTTCTGTTTGAACCTCTTATATATTTTCTCACGTGGTTCCCAATGGGCATcagcagggttagggttaaaactcTGCCTCTTCAGCCTGTCATATTCATATAATAAAACTGGAGTATGACaaaagttttgttttcctctccagATATTGGCCGTTTGGTCAAGATGGATGTGGCTATCACGGTTTCCAGGGGATGATATCGGTCCTGGCCTCCATCAGTTTCATGGCTGCCATCGCTTGGGACAGATATCACCAGTACTGTACCAGTGAGTACagaatatatatgttttatggcctatatttaaacaaacaaaaagttatATCTCTTAAACTAGAATCTTACTCACATATCTTCACTAAGACCCGACAGTCCCTTAAATTtgatcaaactgcaccaaatcacatacactcataaatatcagttcccctCAACATGCATGAGAGTtttcttcaagatccatgaattatttgcTGAGAattcaaggaaaatgttgaaaaactagCTCATAAAACCCTGGATCCTCACACCCAAATGACATCACTCGGTTTTCCTTCTGCAGGACAGAAGCTGTTCTGGAGCACGACTCTGACGATGAGCGGAATAATCTGGATTCTCTCCATCTTTTGGGCCGCTGTTCCTCTGATGGGATGGGGCGTCTATGACTTTGAGCCGATGAAGACTTGTTGCACGTTGGACTACACCAGAGGAGACAGGTGGAGTCATAAGAGAAGATAAACAAAGTCTACAGTGTCTTTCTGGTCTAGAAATGTTGCCAGAAAAAAGCAGCTACGTCGAGCGTTTTGTCAAGAATTTACATTCTTCCATTAAATTTCCCATTTGATCTTTTCCACAGAGACTATGTGACCTACATGTTAACTCTGGTCGTGCTCTACCTGATGTTCCCAGCTTTCACCATGTGGTCGTGTTATGATGCCACCAACAAATACTTCAAGAAGGTCCATCACCACAGGGTaaagccatccatccatcatctacacCGCTCCAAACCTATCCAAACTGAGCTTTACGTCTAACATCTTCAATAACACAccaaacatttttgttttccagtTCAACACCAGTTGGCCGTTGAGAGTCATGCTGATGTGCTGGGGCCCCTACGTCCTCATGTGTATCTACGCTTGCTTCGAGAACGTGAAGGTGGTGTCTCCGAAGCTGCGAATGGTGAgcgattgttttgttttgatgaaaGATACGATCAACGTTGGTAAAGAAGGTttgaggtttgtttgtttacagcctgTCTGATTGTTTGACCTCTTGTGTGTCTTGCTCCATGTGGACTTTGGTTTAGCATTGTCGCCGTGTCCCTTTATCTGAAATTGCACAATTGAGAAGAATGGCCAgagttaaaatacaaaataagctGCAGATTGTAATAAACTctcaattaattaattcatgttCTCATGGACGTacttgtttcctctctcagaTTCTTCCAGTTCTCGCGAAGACAAATCCGATCTTCAACGCCCTGCTCTACTCGTTCGGAAACGAGTTCTACCGAGGCGGCGTGTGGCACTTCCTCACCGGACAGAAGATGGTGGATCCAGTTGTTAAGAAGTCCAAATAAAAAGGAAACTTCTGGCAGAATGTCAGGACCACATCATTGTTTGCCCTCATGATAGGTTCCTCATACTGTTTGGTTGGGTAAGGTAAATGTCACTGTTGCCTgtacagttgtaatattgtcaCGTAGATGAAAGCCAGGATGATCCTCACGCTAGATTTGTGTTAATCTTAACAAATACGCTGCAGGAAATTGATCCATTTTCAAACTACTGCATTCTCACTGCACTGCTCCTCCGTCCATAATAAAACCAACGTGTTGCTGCTCTTCTACTTCGTGCTCCATCTATTCACAGAGCCCTCATGTCAGCAGCTGATTTTACTAAGAAGAGAACTATATTGTGATTTTGTTGTGAAGACCGCTTGAGGTGATGTAACCTCTATATATAGGAAGGAAATCATTTCCTGTGTTAAGACTCCGTTAAGCGATTATGGAGTCGTCAACGTCTAAGGTAACGTGAACGTAATCACCTTTAGGCAGCTGATTATCGAAAATCTGTACACTGATAGTTAACTTCGGCTGATATttggttttaaacattttaccCTAAGCTTAACTTTTtcctttatatattatatagaggCCACTGAATGATGGAGAAACCTTCAAGATCTAAATAAAGATCTGTTTGTTGGCAAAAGGTTGTAGATCGAATTATTGAGAGGAAGTTGTGCAGGAAGAAATTTAAggattaaataatataattgttTACAGTGACAAATGCAGCCACGTGAATAATACCAgcattaaaatatacatttgtacACTTTCCTTTTGTCTTTCCTCAATATGGTATTTGGCTCTGTTGCCTCTTGTCTGCTACGTCCGGTGTTAAAGTGTCAGCGAGGCCGCAGACTGAATaattctcctcctgctccctgatCTCTGAGCTGCTAAAAACAGTTGTGCGTGCACTCCAGAAATAAGCAGAGTGAGACCAAGTCTGTCTCACTAACCTCTGTGGTGACTGACGTTCTTGCCACGCAGGTGAAATCCTCTCACCGTCAATGGGCTGCTTGTCTTCCCGCGTCACTGCTAATGAAATGCGGTCCCTGAAATAGTTTGCAGGACTTTAGTTAGAATAGTTACGCACAGTCTGTAAGTCTCGACCGGGAGATCAGCAGCTTGTCGAGCACATTCCTCTGCCAAGGGCCAGCAGTGCCCTTGGATTCAATGGACTGCAATACATTTCCCGCACTCTTAAATATTAGAATATAATTATTCTCTGGGagattggtgaaaatgtcaatagATGCTCTATCATTTTTTACCGTGACTTTCTGGTAATCTAGTATTTTTTGTGTCATCcatctaacaaacaaacaacaaacgtTCAAAACATAACCTACTTTGCAGAGGTAATAATAAAGTGGTCTGATAACCTACATGAttaatttgtcataaaacataGTTAAAGAAaattctggatctgcccctggaTCTTCAACCATACCAAAATGTTAGGGGTNNNNNNNNNNNNNNNNNNNNNNNNNNNNNNNNNNNNNNNNNNNNNNNNNNNNNNNNNNNNNNNNNNNNNNNNNNNNNNNNNNNNNNNNNNNNNNNNNNNNNNNNNNNNNNNNNNNNNNNNNNNNNNNNNNNNNNNNNNNNNNNNNNNNNNNNNNNNNNNNNNNNNNNNNNNNNNNNNNNNNNNNNNNNNNNNNNNNNNNNTTTTAATAAAGAAGATAGAAACATAGAAGACTTGCACTAACTTAAATTCGGTGTAGAAACATTGAGCGTTAGTTCAGGTCAAAATATCTATTAAAAATCTATAGTCACTGGTAAAACTTAACTTCTTTCAACTGCAAAACGTCTTTTATTTCCTCCACCAATGTCTTCATCTGTGTTTGATGGTTAGTTTGCCGCATTTCACAAAACTtactcaactgatttccatCAGATTTTTTGGCGGGATGAAGAACCCATTCAAGTTTGAAATggattttcttttactttaactTCTGTACATCCTCACATGAGCCACAAGCATGACAACATGATTCTTATGCTTGTTTTCTTACAAAGAAAACCCACAGACTCAGATTCAATCTTTATGTTTTGAGTCTATTAGTCTGTTGAAAAGAAACTAATTGCTATAAATTGAAAGAagtgaagtcagaaaatgaccTCAGGAGTTATGATAAGCAGCCGACTCTTCAGTTACATGTTCGTCCATCACATGAACAAATAAGCAGGCTGAAGATAATCATGTACTTTCTCATACACTCCACAGATCTATGTTAATTTGGGCTGATCAGGTGTTTTTCTCAGGAAGTGTCTGAGGAATCTGATGGATTAGCTTCAATTTCTTGGAAGGAGTCGTCCCTCTGACTGACGGCTGATTACAAGCCAGTGTTGTGGGCCAGTGATCTAATTCAGTCCGAGCTGTAGATAGAAGCAGCAGTAATAGCATCAAGCTCACAGCAGTGAAGGAGGACGACTTGTCACAGACGGATTTAGCCTCGTTGAGCTTCCTTCCAAACCCATTGTACAAATAACTTGATTCAACTGTTTTCATTTGGCGGAGACAGGATTTAGATCAGCATCCAGCCACAGGGAGAGGGGAAGGTGTCCCCGGCTGCGATGATACAGGGGGTGAGGTGAATGTGATGCCACGGTCACAGACAgatggtgtaaaaaaaaaaaaaaacaccagaggaAAACATCTGTCTTTACGCAGcaaaaaaagcagcagcaaccacaCATGGCTGGGGACATGTGACATGTTCAGAGAGATTTAGTTAATCGGAGTCAGATTCTGACCTTAAGAAGTCAATGACACCAGGGACGCAGCCAGAGATGTTGAATTTCTGAGGTTGTTAGTTTccccaacacacagagaaatgtttgacaaacaaatatctacaatctgtttttaaaagtttcttTCAAAATTGTTGTATTTAAATCACAAAGTGCAGTAATTTATGGTGGTTATATCTCTGCACATGATGCCGCTTCAAACTCTTCTACGCACTTGCAGAATTGTtgcatttaaatattatttgcaataaagattaaaaaaaacattaatttcatCCAATTTACGTCCAAAACCAAACTATCTAAAGATGATCAAATCTGCGTTAACTAATATTCCATACGCAGTTTGTTTAacacttttaaattaaaaaaatcatagGGTTTGACCATTATAATGATATCTACAGTCCTGAAGAACATCCTATGATTTTATATCCAAAACAATGCAAAatactaatttaaaaaaaggattttacACTTTTAATATGTAAACAAAAATTTTGAAATGGTGTAATAcgtttttataaaataaaattctattgatattatttttttcagataGATTTTGATATAAGAATTAAAATACATTGGGACTTTATAAAAAAACGAGGATTATGGTTGAAAAGCACTTTATATTCCACCGGCTGATGATCTGTTTAAGTGCACATGACAGCTGCTGAGCTACAGTgtgggaaagaaaataaaaaatactttacTGAGTAAAAGTTGGAGCCCACAGGTCACGTTAGGACAACATTAGTTGGGTAAACTCAACATGATGCAAAACACAGGTCGGGTCAAAGGTGAGCGTGAGAGCTCTTTTAAACGCCACACGTTGGAGTCCATGAGTCAGATTAGATGACAGGAAGGAGACAGGTCACATGATCAAAACAAAGATCTTACATAACGCTAACGTGTGTTCAGAAACCATAATCACGTCTTCACAACACTAACTGGGTCAAAGCTGTGACGTACAGTAGATTGTTCCTGAAAGCATCTTTAAAGGATTGCTGCTGATGCCAAGTTGCTAGAGCGACTTTGTACAGAGATTAACATTCACATCTCTGCATTGTCACCCGTATGAAACCTGTTTTATTCAAGAGGAAAACCAATTGTAGCAGGGTGTGTGGAGCAAAGCTATGATATGAAAAGTGTTTATctaacagctgctgctgtgctgagcTGCTCTCATTAGTGAAATTGGGCAGTTATTTCCTGTGTGGTGTTAATCCCCCTGTTGGTGAATTAATTCTGGTCTTTTCTGCATCAAATCATCCACTGAACAAACTGGAACCTCTCCTCGTCTGCTCACACAGGCCATCATCCAAGCTCATGCTTTACGTCA
Protein-coding sequences here:
- the rgrb gene encoding retinal G protein coupled receptor b translates to MASFTLPEGFTDFDMFTFGTALLVGGMLGFALNAISIVSFLTVKEMRTPSNFFVFNLAVADLCLNINGLTAAYASYLRYWPFGQDGCGYHGFQGMISVLASISFMAAIAWDRYHQYCTRQKLFWSTTLTMSGIIWILSIFWAAVPLMGWGVYDFEPMKTCCTLDYTRGDRDYVTYMLTLVVLYLMFPAFTMWSCYDATNKYFKKVHHHRFNTSWPLRVMLMCWGPYVLMCIYACFENVKVVSPKLRMILPVLAKTNPIFNALLYSFGNEFYRGGVWHFLTGQKMVDPVVKKSK